A single region of the Gopherus evgoodei ecotype Sinaloan lineage chromosome 3, rGopEvg1_v1.p, whole genome shotgun sequence genome encodes:
- the PRR18 gene encoding proline-rich protein 18, with the protein MSLPPILPPPAPAATPAAPRALPRKPAAPRKAAPPPPPAEEKPLRKPRVAPPERAGPFPSSWPCASLQRQQPRRPAPAPAPPQPRGRPCESLCAAAGPEAGAGEAAVHFSLSLPPEAALVLQRRSLEKQRGRPSPSAGTERLLPGSRSKAAPAAGGSARRGARAGPGSSPGDLRALLKISLLNERHRYDDVEYEEEAAPGAAADEGLVRKCTEWLRGVESAAGRDLADKLETLPHLGAL; encoded by the coding sequence ATGTCCCTGCCGCCCAtcctgcctccccctgccccggccGCTACCCCCGCCGCCCCCCGAGCGCTGCCCAGGAAGCCGGCGGCCCCCAGGAAGgcagcgccgccgccgccgcccgccGAGGAGAAGCCGCTGAGGAAGCCGCGCGTGGCGCCCCCGGAGCGAGCCGGTCCCTtcccgagctcctggccctgcGCCTCCCTGCAGAGGCAGCAGCCGCGGAGGcccgccccggccccggccccgccacAGCCCCGCGGCCGCCCCTGCGAGAGCCTGTGCGCGGCGGCGGGGCCGGAGGCGGGGGCTGGAGAGGCCGCTGTGCACTTCTCGCTCAGCCTGCCCCCCGAGGCTGCCCTGGTGCTGCAGCGCCGCAGCCTGGAGAAGCAGCGGGGGCGGCCGAGCCCCTCCGCCGGCACCGAGCGCCTCCTGCCGGGCTCCCGCAGCAAGGCGGCCCCGGCGGCGGGGGGCTCGGCGCGGAGGGGGGCCCGGGCCGGACCGGGGTCCAGCCCCGGGGACCTGCGCGCCCTGCTGAAGATCTCGCTGCTGAACGAGCGGCACCGCTACGACGACGTGGAGTACGAGGAGGAGGCGGCGCCGGGGGCCGCGGCGGACGAGGGGCTGGTGCGCAAATGCACCGAGTGGCTGCGCGGGGTGGAGAGCGCGGCCGGCCGGGACCTGGCCGACAAGCtggagaccctgccccacctGGGGGCCCTCTGA